The genomic interval GCCTTATGCGCCAATTGATTGATTTTGTTGAGTCCAAGAAATCCGGAGGCGCCCTTCAAGGAATGCATGGGGCGAAAGATCTCATTGAGCAGCTCGAGATCGTCGGGATGACTCTCCAATTGGAGCAAATTGGGTTCAATGGTTTCAAGATGCTCCTTCGCCTCGTTGAAAAAATCCGCAAGCAAATCCGGATCCATATATTCCTGACTCATGCACCGCTCCCTATGGCGTGGGGTTGAGAGGCCATGTTTCCGGGCTTTTTCCCGCAAGTCAAGAAATTCCCTCCTCACCGGATACGCCAAGCAACATCTTGGCGTTCTTCATCAATTTCTCAGGCTGGGCGGGCTTTACCATATAAATATTAGCTCCGATGGAAAGCGCGGATTCAATATCCCGGTCCTCGCCTTCGGTTGAAAGCACGATCACCGGTAAATCCCGATACCCTTTTTGCTCCCGCATATTTTCAATAAAACACAGCCCGTCCATACGCGGCATATTGATATCCGCGATCACCAGATCCACATGGTTGGCACCGTACAATTTTTCCAGCCCTTCCAACCCGTCTTCGGCTGTGGTGACCTGGAAGCCCTCGCGCTTCATGATGAAGGCCACCAAGTTTCGCACGGTTTTGGAGTCATCCACGATCAAAATATGTTTAGGCATGGGCCAATCCCTCCTTTTCGATCATGCCTCCCATCAACCCGTGGATGGACAACAGGCTGATAAGCTCCCCACCGCAACGAACCAATGCCGACACATACCGGGCCAGGCCGCCAAGTCGGTCGGCAATGTTGAAATCCAGATCCCGGCCCGCAACTTGGCGCATGGCCACAATGGAATCCATCATGATCCCCATCTGAAGCCCCTCGTACTGACAAATGACGATGAACCGCTCCCGATCACGAGAACAATTGAGCGACAACAACTCGCGCAACCGGACCACCGGAACCACTCTCTCCCGTTTGGGAAGAATACCCGCAACATATGCCGGGGCCGCCGGAAGTCGGGTCAGGCTTTCATTGCGCACTACCTCCTGCACCGCCTCCAACGGGAGCGCCATCAAATGGCCCGACAGACGAAAGGTGATTACCCCCAGCTCCGGCAAGTCCCGCATTATTTCGCACTGATCGCGACGGGGGACGCAAGCACTGTCCGAACGCCAGTCCTCAGCACACAGGCCGCAACGAGCGGCAAACACCTCCAACCCCGCCGGAGTCGAGGCCGAGGCATTGCACGGTTCGTTGCCATATTCCGTCTGCATACAGGCCGCCTCAGTCCAACCGTTTATAGATGATGGCACCGGGGTGGTGTTCGGGTTTGAACGCCCGGGAAATGTTGTGTAGCGACTCGGAATGCCCGATAAAAAGGTATCCGCCGGTGCAAAGGTTGTCGTAGAAGGCGCTGATGACGCGACGCTTCATGTCTTCGTCGAAATAAATCAGCACATTGCGGCAAAAAACAATCTCAGACCGCTCCACACGGCGAAGTTGTGCCCGATCGCGTAAATTGATGGCATCAAAGCTCACCAGTTTCGCAACGTGAGAACGAATACGATATACGCGCTCCTCAGGAGCGAAATACTCGCGCACAACATCCGTGGGAGTGGTGCGCAGGGCGTAACTGGAATACACTCCCTGCCGAGCTACGTCCACCACGCGGCGGGACAAATCATTGGCTGTAATCTTCACGTCCCAGAGTCGCAGTTCATTGCCAAGCACCCGGTGGACGCAAATGGCAAGAGTATACGGCTCCTCGCCCGTGGAGCACCCCGCAGACCAAATACGCAACCGCCGTCGCCCGGCCGCACGTTGTTTTGCCAGAACCTGCGGTAAGATCTTCTCTTCAAAAACCTTGATCTGCGGCGGATTGCGAAAAAAACTGGTCTCATTCGTGGTGATGACCTCGAATAATTTCTGCACCTCTGCTTCCCGAGCCGCATCATACCGCAAATAATGATAGTAATCGCCAAAGCCACTCAGATTCAAGGCCCGAATCCTGTTGGAAAGACGATTTTCCATCAAATATTGACGGTTGTCGGGGATAAAAATACCGCACTGTTCATAGATAAAGGCCCGCAGATCGTCGAATTCCTGCTGCGTAATGCCGTTTTTTCCGGCTTGGCTTCCGGTCTTGGAAAACAGCGAGGACACTTTATTGTTCCTCCCCGTGAAGCTGCACAGCCTCAATGGCTGCCTGGGCCGCGTCCGCCAGTTCTTGGTCCTCGCCCCCGGAAATGTCCAGCAACGCCTGGAACGCAAGACTATCCCCCACTCGGCCGAGGGCGTTCACCGCTTTAATTCCCAGCAGACGATTGGGTGATGTGACCAATCCGGTCAATCGCGGAACGGCTTCGACCACCTTCATATCCCCCAGGGCTTCCATGGCGCGAATCCGCACCCAATCTTCACCGTCCTCCAGAGCACGAAGCAAATGCGGAACCACTGCCGGAAGGTCGCATGCCCCCAAAAGCCGTACCGCAGTCAGCCGCACTTCCGGCTGACCGTCATCCAGCATTCCCGCCACCAGACGCAAAACCCGCTCCTTGGTGCGGCATTGAGGGGCGACCGCCTCCAGCGCCACACGGCGGACCTCAGGAGAGACATCCCGCAGCGACTGTTCCAAGGCATCCAGATGACGCGCCGCATCCAGACGTCCGAGGGCAAAAACCCCCATCATTCGCTGTAGTTCATCATCGTCCCCGCACATGCGCAGGAAACGTTGCGTCATGCGCTCGCCCCCCACCGCAATGCAGGCCTCCAGCGCGGCCTCCTTCACATCGTTATACTTGTGTCGCAAAAAAGAGGACAACACTTCACCAGCTTCACGGTCATGCAGCTTTTCCCCCAAAAACCGCAATGCCCAGCGATAGATCTTTCCGTCGTTGTGCCGATGCAAAACATCCAGAAAAAAATCCCGGGCTTCCCATTCAGCAGTTTCATACAGCGCCGCTAAAATGGCCCGTTGCACATCCAATGGTTTTTCCCAAAAATGCCGCATCAGCAAGGTAGGAACTTCCGAGTCGCGACAACGTGCCAGGGCCGACACAGCCGTCAGCATCAATCCCTGCTCCTTCCCGGCCAGAGCCTCGGTCAG from Paucidesulfovibrio gracilis DSM 16080 carries:
- a CDS encoding chemotaxis protein CheW; the encoded protein is MQTEYGNEPCNASASTPAGLEVFAARCGLCAEDWRSDSACVPRRDQCEIMRDLPELGVITFRLSGHLMALPLEAVQEVVRNESLTRLPAAPAYVAGILPKRERVVPVVRLRELLSLNCSRDRERFIVICQYEGLQMGIMMDSIVAMRQVAGRDLDFNIADRLGGLARYVSALVRCGGELISLLSIHGLMGGMIEKEGLAHA
- a CDS encoding CheR family methyltransferase, encoding MSSLFSKTGSQAGKNGITQQEFDDLRAFIYEQCGIFIPDNRQYLMENRLSNRIRALNLSGFGDYYHYLRYDAAREAEVQKLFEVITTNETSFFRNPPQIKVFEEKILPQVLAKQRAAGRRRLRIWSAGCSTGEEPYTLAICVHRVLGNELRLWDVKITANDLSRRVVDVARQGVYSSYALRTTPTDVVREYFAPEERVYRIRSHVAKLVSFDAINLRDRAQLRRVERSEIVFCRNVLIYFDEDMKRRVISAFYDNLCTGGYLFIGHSESLHNISRAFKPEHHPGAIIYKRLD
- a CDS encoding response regulator — protein: MPKHILIVDDSKTVRNLVAFIMKREGFQVTTAEDGLEGLEKLYGANHVDLVIADINMPRMDGLCFIENMREQKGYRDLPVIVLSTEGEDRDIESALSIGANIYMVKPAQPEKLMKNAKMLLGVSGEEGIS